The DNA sequence CCCGAGACAACTGATTCTATAGGGTAGGTGATGAGCTTTTCTATGTCTTCGGCAGAATTTCCCGGACTCTCTGTATAAATGACAACCTGTTTCGGCGTAATATCAGGAAAGGCATCAATGGGAATATCCCGGTATGCCCTGTAACCAAAAGCAATAATTCCGAGAAAAAAGACAAGCACTAAAATTTTGTATTTGAGCGAAAGCTCTATAAGTTTATCTAACATACCAGCCCCTAATCCCCATCGCCAAGAGATGATTTGAGCAATGCCGATTTCACATAATAACTCTCACCGCTCACATAGGTTTCTCCCAACTCCAAACCTTTTACCCCGACATATTCATCATCTTCTGCAACTATTGCCACAACCTGCGGCACATATTCCGGAGACTCTTCCTTGCTGGGAACAAAAACCACCCATTCGTTGTTAAAAAAAGAAAGTGCCGATTTTTTCACAGCAACATAGCTTTTTGCATCAGCAAAATATATTGTTGCCTTTACATAGACATCAATAAAAAGATCATCCACTTTTTGATCCACACTTGAAAGAACCACGACTCTTTGTGTTGTTTCATCCACCTTGGGCATTATTTGCGTGGCATGTGTAATAATCTCTTCTCCTGCATAGTCAACCACTACTGTATCCCCAATACGCGCTTTTGTCGCATATTCAAGAGGCAGATAGGATTTCACATAATAGGCTTGATTCTTTACTATTGAAACAATCGGTTCATTTGGGGATACAGAAGAGTGCAATGGTTTTAAAAGAGCTGAAACACGTCCGCAGCTGTGTGCATATAAAATAAAGTCAGCGGTTGCTTTTTTGAGATTTTTCACATCTATATTCAATGTTTCAAGTTGCGACTGCAAGGCTGTAAGATTGGCCGCAATTTCACTTGTCTTAATCGCTTCAGAGTTAAGACTCTGCATTGACGTCATTCCCTTTTTGTAAAGTTTTTCAACAGCTTCATAATTTTTTTGTGCTGACTTATACTGTTTCTTCAGTGCAATATAATCTGCGCTCATTTTTGAAACTTTAATAGACTTGATAAGAGCAATTTTATCCCCTTCACTTACATCCTGTGCGGGTTTGACAAAATATTTTTCCAAATGTCCGCCCACTAACGAGGTGATAGACTGCTGCGCGTTTGAAAGCTGTATGATCTTGGCATTGAGTGCTACCGATTTTTTAAAACTGTGCATTTGTGTCTTTGCCAGTGGAACTTCAGCAGCCAGTACAACAGCCCCGATTCCCAGCAACAGTGATAGTAATAACTTATTCATTATATTCTCCTACTTCATAGTTATACAGAACTATATTTCTGTTTATTTTATTTTCAAGTATTATCTTTTTTTCTTTTGTCTGTATCATTTGGTTTTTGATATTTTGCAGTTCCAAAAGGTTGATGTTTGCTATTTTGTAACCGTCTTCATACATTTTTAACAGCTCTTTTTGCGCATTGTAAAGATCCTGTGTAGAGCCTACAACAGCACGTAGAATATTTAACTCTTTTTTTAACCGCTCGATATTGCGCGAAAGCGCTGTTTTTTGATTCTGCAGCAGAAATTCACTCTGTTTTGCCTGTAATACGGCGATACGCTGCTCTTCTTTTTTTGTGTTAAACAGAGCAAGAGGAATATTCATACCGACTCTGGCAATACTTTGGTCCGGTTCAGCTTCGTAGGCTGCATAAACGTTCATCCACTGAATTTTGTTTGCATTGAGTCTTGCTTTTGCGTTTGCGGTATTTTGCTGTGTTTTGAGGTAGTACAGCTCTGCCGAACTGTTTTGTATCTCTTCTTTTTGCATTTTGTCTGAAAGCCTAAACACATAGTTGTCATCGAGTTCTTTCTCGTTTTGCAGACCCGCAAATGCCAACAGTTTATAATAACTTGCAAGCCGCATTGCTTTTTTCTCATTCAGCAGGTTTTTACTGCTTGTCAAATCCACTTTTGCCCGAAGATATTTCACTTTTGCGATTGTTCCCGCTTCATATCGCTCTCTTGAAATATTTGCAATATTTTTAGAAATTAAAAACTCCTCCCGGGCCAATCGGAGCAATGCAGACTCGGTCATATACTCAACATAAAGCAAAGAGAGCACTTTCACAAATTCTGCATGCTGAAGAGTCACCAGTCCTTTAGCCTCTGCCCTTGTTGCTGCTGCCAAATTTGTTCTGTCTTTGCCGACACCCCACAAACGGACAGGCTGCATCAGGGCAACCCTGTAGCCTGCTTCACTCTTTCCAAGATCAGGAGTAAACTTTGATGCCTCAAGGGAGAGTTTCGGGTTTTTATATCTCTGTATCACGTTTGACTGCTCATCCGCACGCTCTATCTCCAAAGCATTCGCTTTAAGATAGGGAGATGCCTGCAAAGCCTCATATAAAAATGTATCAAAATCCTGTGCGGACAGAACTGCACAAAATCCAAATACTGCAAATATGCTTTTTTTAAACATAGTTATCCTTTTGTTTGTTGTTAATTTATAAATATTAGATTAGAACTATGCGCTGATAGGAGGTTTTAGAAAGTTATCGTATGAGTTAAACTCATATATCTTGATATTTGAATAGGGTTTTTGAGAAAAATTTTCACGTGCAAAAGGGATATTTATTTCAGGAAGAATAAAAGCAATGTGAAAACAATGGTGCAACTGACAAATGCAGTTATCCGCTGTCTCACTGTTATTGCTAAATTCATGGACATACTCACTCACCTGACACGGGTCTGTCTCAAGAACCTCTATTGCGTACGCATGGAGTATGTTAAAACTCATTGACAACAATAAAACAAATGTGAGCAGTCTTTTTTTCATAATCGTATTATACCCTAAGCACTGCAACAACTGCCGTCATTACACTCTTTATCCTTGAAAAAATATGGTTTTATTACATAGTACAGCACAAATCCCCAAAGAACAAGGCTTGCAATCCAGGCGATAAAACCGGCATCCTCATCCATATGCACAAGTTCTTTGACATTCACATCGCGAAAAAGATAGTCAAGCCCCAGTCCGAAAAGAAGGGAGCCGGCTATGATGGTCCCAAGATAGATATAAAGCGTTCTTGTTCCCAACATCTTTTTTACAACGCCTATTGTTACAGTATTTGTCGCAGGACCTGCACTTAAAAAAACAAAAGCCGCTCCGGGACTCACACCAGCCAGCATCAAACCTGCGGCAATCGGCAAAGAAGCGGTTGCACATACATACATAGGTACGGCAATGGCTATCACTATGATATACGAGAGCCAGTTGTATTTTATAAGTATTTCACTCAGATTGTCAGGAACCGCCACAGTTATTAAAGCACCCAGAAGAAGACCTACAAGCAATGGTGACGCAATGTCTTTTAAAAGTGTTCCAAAAGCATAGGTAAAGGCATTTTTAACAATATTGTTTTTTTTCTCGCCACTGCTTGCCTGCGTGCTGCAACAGCTTGCATCATCAGATGTTTTTACTGCCGAGAAAGTCATTACCGAAGGCTGGTTTGTCGGAGCCTTCATACTAAATACTGCGGCAGGTTTTTGCTCTTTTTTGTTCTCCTTTTCAGGGTAAAAATTGGATAAAATTCCGGCAATAACAGAAATAATCATCGAAGTCACAACCCTGTAAATAGTAAAAGCCCAGCCAAACATTCCATAGGTCGCAAGTATGGAATCAACTCCTGTAATCGGTGTAGAGATCAAAAAAGAGAGTGTGGCACCGTTACTTGCACCGCTTTTTTTGATACCCGTTGCCAAAGGAATTACCCCGCAAGAACATACAGGAAGAGGAATACCGAAAACTGTCGCTTTGATTACCGACATAACAGAATCTTTTCCAAGATGGTTTTTTACAATACTCTCAGGAACAAGTTCGTGCAAAAACCCGGCAAAAACAAGTCCGAACAAAATATAAGGGGCCATGGCGTTGCTTAAATCAACCAGAGCAGAGAAAAAAAGCATAACAGTTTCCATCATAAACCTAATGTGTTTGGATTTTTACGGCGCCGCATTTTCCTGCGCCGTATTTCATATTTTTGTTTTTCATTTCACACATTTTACCACCCATAGATTTGCCCCATGACTCTTTAAAATTATCATACAGCCAGGAAGCAACAGCCGCTCTCTCTTCTTTGCTTAGCGTTTTTCCTATCGGAGGCATTGTGCCAAAACGTTTATATGCCATCGGCATACAGAAACCTTTCTTTTTTGAAGGGTTTTGTATATAATCTGCTACAAAAGCAATAAAATCTTCACGGGTTTTGAGCATCATTTTCAAACGTTTTGATACCATAGGCATCGGCGGCGCTTTCATTTTGCTTTTTTGCATTTTACGCATCATTTTTTCACGCATTGCCATTTTTTCTTCCTGTGTGGCATTTTGCATTTTCTGACGCATTTCCTGCATCTGTGTCTGATCCATCATCCCTTTCATAGCATGACATGAGGCACATTTTGCTTTGTATATATTTTCTCCCGAATTTGCTCCAAGAGAAACAAATCCTAAAATTAAAACTAATAATAATTTTTTCATAACTAAAATTCCTTTTTATGATATAATTCATATAACGATATTGTTATATAATAAAACTTCGAAAGAGATTAGATGGAAAAATTAGTTCAGCTTGCAAAAATACTGTCAGACAGTAACAGAGTAAAAATAATAGCACTGCTTTACAGAGAAAAAGCGCTCTGTGTATGTGAAATCTGTGACACCTTAGAGCTCTCACAGCCATTGGTTTCACGCCATCTGAAACAGATGCGCGAAGCCCAACTTGTACAAACAAAACAAAGCGGAAAGTGGATCATTTATTCTCTTGGCAAAAATAAAGTTCTGCACTGCTTTTTAGACACAATACAGGAAGACATAGCAACTTTACCAAAAATTATTTCATGTACCGCACGATAAAAAAACAATATCAACTTTGAAAGAAAAATTTATTATGCTATACTTCCATTTCAAATTTAAACAGAAAGT is a window from the Sulfurimonas hydrogeniphila genome containing:
- a CDS encoding efflux RND transporter periplasmic adaptor subunit — its product is MNKLLLSLLLGIGAVVLAAEVPLAKTQMHSFKKSVALNAKIIQLSNAQQSITSLVGGHLEKYFVKPAQDVSEGDKIALIKSIKVSKMSADYIALKKQYKSAQKNYEAVEKLYKKGMTSMQSLNSEAIKTSEIAANLTALQSQLETLNIDVKNLKKATADFILYAHSCGRVSALLKPLHSSVSPNEPIVSIVKNQAYYVKSYLPLEYATKARIGDTVVVDYAGEEIITHATQIMPKVDETTQRVVVLSSVDQKVDDLFIDVYVKATIYFADAKSYVAVKKSALSFFNNEWVVFVPSKEESPEYVPQVVAIVAEDDEYVGVKGLELGETYVSGESYYVKSALLKSSLGDGD
- a CDS encoding TolC family protein encodes the protein MFKKSIFAVFGFCAVLSAQDFDTFLYEALQASPYLKANALEIERADEQSNVIQRYKNPKLSLEASKFTPDLGKSEAGYRVALMQPVRLWGVGKDRTNLAAATRAEAKGLVTLQHAEFVKVLSLLYVEYMTESALLRLAREEFLISKNIANISRERYEAGTIAKVKYLRAKVDLTSSKNLLNEKKAMRLASYYKLLAFAGLQNEKELDDNYVFRLSDKMQKEEIQNSSAELYYLKTQQNTANAKARLNANKIQWMNVYAAYEAEPDQSIARVGMNIPLALFNTKKEEQRIAVLQAKQSEFLLQNQKTALSRNIERLKKELNILRAVVGSTQDLYNAQKELLKMYEDGYKIANINLLELQNIKNQMIQTKEKKIILENKINRNIVLYNYEVGEYNE
- a CDS encoding SO_0444 family Cu/Zn efflux transporter, encoding METVMLFFSALVDLSNAMAPYILFGLVFAGFLHELVPESIVKNHLGKDSVMSVIKATVFGIPLPVCSCGVIPLATGIKKSGASNGATLSFLISTPITGVDSILATYGMFGWAFTIYRVVTSMIISVIAGILSNFYPEKENKKEQKPAAVFSMKAPTNQPSVMTFSAVKTSDDASCCSTQASSGEKKNNIVKNAFTYAFGTLLKDIASPLLVGLLLGALITVAVPDNLSEILIKYNWLSYIIVIAIAVPMYVCATASLPIAAGLMLAGVSPGAAFVFLSAGPATNTVTIGVVKKMLGTRTLYIYLGTIIAGSLLFGLGLDYLFRDVNVKELVHMDEDAGFIAWIASLVLWGFVLYYVIKPYFFKDKECNDGSCCSA
- a CDS encoding c-type cytochrome is translated as MKKLLLVLILGFVSLGANSGENIYKAKCASCHAMKGMMDQTQMQEMRQKMQNATQEEKMAMREKMMRKMQKSKMKAPPMPMVSKRLKMMLKTREDFIAFVADYIQNPSKKKGFCMPMAYKRFGTMPPIGKTLSKEERAAVASWLYDNFKESWGKSMGGKMCEMKNKNMKYGAGKCGAVKIQTH
- a CDS encoding ArsR/SmtB family transcription factor — encoded protein: MEKLVQLAKILSDSNRVKIIALLYREKALCVCEICDTLELSQPLVSRHLKQMREAQLVQTKQSGKWIIYSLGKNKVLHCFLDTIQEDIATLPKIISCTAR